A single genomic interval of Microbacterium sp. LWO14-1.2 harbors:
- a CDS encoding low temperature requirement protein A yields the protein MQPRDPAQPHRAASSLELFFDLVFVVAVSITSAQLHHALSHGDVVHGITSYAMLFFAIWWAWMNFTWFATSFDTDDWLYRVTTIVQMGGVLVLAAGVPAAFEHGDFRMPVLGYIVMRVAMIAQWLRASRGAGELRGATRRYAAGIAAVQVLWVLFLLIPSGTLQLIAFIVFALLEVSIPVFAEYRRQTPWHPHHITERYGLFTLIVLGESLLASANAIIDASHELESFVPLISISVLTLVVTASLWWIYFWPPHHRAITTFGRSLRYGYTHYLVFAAAAAFSAGIEVELDVLTGESHLSTAEASLTVTIPIALFLLAIWWVAIRDNADRVVNTVVPLGAVLVLLDPVLPIPVAITAGVMALIVVVLVLRPPLIPRDGERSS from the coding sequence ATGCAGCCGCGCGACCCCGCGCAGCCGCATCGGGCGGCCAGCAGCCTCGAGCTCTTCTTCGACCTCGTCTTCGTCGTCGCCGTCAGCATCACGTCCGCGCAGCTCCACCACGCGCTGAGCCACGGCGACGTCGTGCACGGGATCACGTCGTACGCGATGCTCTTCTTCGCGATCTGGTGGGCCTGGATGAACTTCACCTGGTTCGCCACGTCCTTCGACACCGACGACTGGCTCTACCGCGTCACGACGATCGTGCAGATGGGAGGTGTGCTCGTGCTCGCCGCCGGTGTGCCGGCAGCGTTCGAGCACGGCGACTTCCGGATGCCGGTGCTCGGATACATCGTCATGCGCGTCGCCATGATCGCGCAGTGGCTCCGCGCCTCGCGCGGGGCGGGGGAGCTGCGCGGTGCGACACGCCGTTATGCGGCGGGCATCGCGGCCGTGCAGGTGCTCTGGGTGCTGTTCCTGCTGATCCCGTCCGGCACGCTGCAGCTGATCGCCTTCATCGTCTTCGCTCTCCTCGAGGTCAGCATCCCGGTGTTCGCGGAGTATCGACGGCAGACGCCGTGGCATCCGCATCACATCACCGAGCGCTACGGGCTGTTCACGCTGATCGTGCTGGGCGAGAGCCTCCTCGCCTCCGCGAATGCGATCATCGACGCGAGCCACGAGCTGGAGTCCTTCGTGCCTCTCATCTCCATCTCGGTGCTCACGCTCGTCGTCACCGCGTCGCTGTGGTGGATCTACTTCTGGCCGCCCCACCACCGGGCGATCACGACGTTCGGTCGATCGCTGCGCTACGGCTACACCCACTACCTCGTGTTCGCCGCGGCCGCCGCCTTCTCGGCGGGCATCGAGGTCGAGCTCGACGTGCTGACGGGCGAGAGCCACCTGTCGACCGCCGAGGCATCGCTGACCGTGACGATCCCGATCGCGCTCTTCCTCCTCGCCATCTGGTGGGTCGCGATCCGCGACAACGCAGACCGTGTGGTGAACACGGTCGTTCCTCTCGGCGCGGTGCTGGTGCTGCTCGACCCGGTGCTGCCGATCCCCGTCGCGATCACCGCGGGGGTGATGGCGCTGATCGTCGTGGTGCTCGTGCTCCGGCCGCCGCTCATCCCTCGGGACGGCGAGCGCTCTTCATAG
- a CDS encoding sugar transferase, which translates to MTSVEDALSISRTGSVFTPIAAPRATKSVTHTVVTPRVSATLERRRQWERRYRMRLRISDAGIILFAVGITAAIQLVSGVAGEEALRNGIPLAALWYLMLSALHTRDAALFRASATEYRGVAHASGLAFGIIAMVAVVLGWESMQLVLLVGLPFGVLALLITRWVWRHWLTAQRAQGRFASRTLVVGNRDDVEYVVRTLHPIGASGYQVVGATLLDGNARDVEVEGAHFPVIGNVNTVSTVAAELGADTIIVASRPEGEPDFVKKLSWQLEGTAAELVLSSRLTDVAGPRISFAPVEGLPLIQVQIPSYEGGQHVLKRALDIAVATIALIPIALITPLLALLVKLDSPGPLFFFQERVGRDGRTFRIVKFRSMKTDAEQQLAALKEQNEGAGLLFKMKDDPRVTRVGRILRKLSLDELPQFWNVLVGDMSVVGPRPPLPSEVTAYDGTVYRRLYIKPGITGLWQVSGRSDLSWDESVRLDLRYVENWSVMNDLQIMWRTAKVMVQPSGAY; encoded by the coding sequence ATGACTTCCGTCGAGGATGCTCTGAGCATCTCTCGCACGGGTTCGGTCTTCACGCCGATCGCCGCACCGCGAGCCACCAAGTCGGTCACGCACACGGTGGTCACACCACGCGTGTCCGCGACGCTGGAGCGACGCCGTCAGTGGGAGCGGCGTTATCGGATGCGACTGCGGATCTCGGATGCCGGGATCATCCTGTTCGCGGTCGGGATCACAGCAGCGATCCAGCTGGTGTCGGGAGTCGCAGGGGAAGAGGCCCTGCGCAACGGCATCCCGCTGGCTGCGCTCTGGTATCTGATGCTCAGCGCTCTGCATACACGTGATGCAGCGCTGTTCCGCGCCAGCGCCACCGAGTACCGCGGCGTCGCGCACGCCAGCGGACTGGCGTTCGGGATCATCGCCATGGTCGCTGTCGTGCTCGGCTGGGAGTCCATGCAGCTCGTGCTGCTGGTCGGACTGCCGTTCGGCGTACTCGCGCTGCTCATCACCCGATGGGTGTGGCGGCACTGGCTGACGGCGCAGCGTGCGCAGGGGCGGTTCGCCTCGCGCACGCTCGTCGTCGGCAACCGTGACGACGTCGAGTACGTCGTCCGAACCCTGCACCCGATCGGGGCCTCCGGCTACCAGGTCGTCGGTGCCACACTGCTCGACGGCAACGCGCGCGATGTCGAGGTCGAGGGTGCTCACTTCCCCGTGATCGGCAACGTGAACACGGTGTCGACGGTGGCCGCCGAGCTCGGCGCCGACACGATCATCGTGGCGAGCCGCCCCGAGGGCGAGCCCGACTTCGTGAAGAAGCTCAGCTGGCAGCTCGAAGGCACCGCCGCCGAGCTCGTGCTCTCGAGCCGTCTGACAGACGTGGCCGGTCCGCGAATCTCGTTCGCGCCGGTCGAGGGCCTGCCGCTCATCCAGGTGCAGATCCCGTCGTACGAGGGCGGGCAGCACGTGCTGAAGCGCGCACTCGACATCGCCGTCGCGACCATCGCGCTCATCCCGATCGCACTGATCACGCCGCTCCTCGCGCTGCTCGTGAAGCTCGACTCGCCCGGCCCGCTCTTCTTCTTCCAGGAGCGCGTCGGCCGCGACGGACGGACGTTCCGCATCGTCAAGTTCCGGTCCATGAAGACGGATGCCGAGCAGCAGCTCGCCGCACTCAAGGAGCAGAACGAAGGCGCCGGCCTGCTGTTCAAGATGAAGGACGACCCGCGCGTGACGCGTGTCGGCCGCATCCTGCGCAAGCTCTCGCTCGACGAGCTCCCCCAGTTCTGGAACGTGCTCGTCGGCGACATGAGCGTCGTCGGACCGCGTCCGCCGCTGCCCAGCGAGGTCACGGCGTACGACGGCACGGTCTACCGTCGCCTCTACATCAAGCCCGGCATCACCGGGCTGTGGCAGGTCTCCGGACGCAGCGACCTCTCGTGGGACGAGAGCGTGCGCCTCGACCTGCGGTACGTCGAGAACTGGTCGGTCATGAACGACCTGCAGATCATGTGGCGCACCGCCAAGGTCATGGTGCAGCCCAGCGGGGCATACTGA
- a CDS encoding DUF1972 domain-containing protein, whose translation MSQGNALTIAMVGTRGVPAAYGGFETAIEEVGRRLAERGHDVVVYTRGSERREKEYLGMRVVHLPAVPVKQVETLSHTGLSTLHLMFRRRPDATFVFNAANSPFLPLLRLRRARVALHMDGLEWRRSKWGPRGKAYYRWAEQFGVRTADALIADAPGIADYYTHQFGVPTELIRYGAPILEEPPARGVGELDLEPDGYHLVVARFEPENHVLEIVQGYRDSAATLPLVVVGSAPYSAGYTQEIQRLADGDDRIRLIGGVYDQELLDALYANALTYVHGHSVGGTNPSLLRAMGAATAVIGFDVPFNREVLDDDGWFFADADDVAAHVVAAENDRALTATRARNAQERARTHFRWEDVADEYEALARRLADRSTIHPSAKRARRRTEDWAPSSAAKRTTP comes from the coding sequence ATGAGCCAGGGGAACGCCCTCACCATCGCGATGGTGGGGACGCGGGGGGTGCCCGCAGCATATGGAGGATTCGAGACCGCGATCGAGGAAGTCGGTCGCCGTCTCGCCGAGCGCGGCCACGACGTCGTCGTGTACACCCGAGGCTCGGAGCGTCGCGAGAAGGAGTACCTCGGCATGCGCGTGGTGCACCTCCCCGCGGTGCCCGTGAAGCAGGTGGAGACGCTGAGCCACACCGGCTTGTCGACGCTGCACCTGATGTTCCGTCGGCGTCCGGACGCGACGTTCGTGTTCAACGCCGCGAACTCGCCGTTCCTGCCCCTTCTGCGGCTGCGCCGCGCGCGTGTCGCCCTCCACATGGACGGCCTCGAGTGGCGCCGCTCGAAGTGGGGCCCGCGGGGCAAGGCCTACTACCGGTGGGCCGAGCAGTTCGGCGTGCGCACAGCCGACGCGCTGATCGCGGACGCCCCCGGCATCGCCGACTACTACACGCATCAGTTCGGAGTACCCACCGAGCTCATCCGCTACGGCGCACCGATCCTCGAGGAGCCGCCCGCGCGCGGGGTGGGCGAACTCGACCTCGAACCGGACGGCTACCACCTGGTCGTCGCACGCTTCGAACCCGAGAACCACGTGCTGGAGATCGTGCAGGGCTACCGCGACAGCGCTGCGACACTGCCCCTCGTCGTCGTCGGCTCGGCACCGTACAGCGCCGGGTACACGCAGGAGATCCAGCGACTGGCCGACGGCGACGACCGTATCCGTCTCATCGGCGGCGTCTACGACCAGGAGCTCCTCGACGCCCTGTACGCGAACGCTCTCACGTACGTGCACGGCCATTCCGTCGGGGGGACGAACCCGTCTCTGCTCCGCGCGATGGGCGCCGCGACCGCTGTGATCGGCTTCGACGTGCCCTTCAACCGCGAGGTGCTCGACGACGACGGCTGGTTCTTCGCGGATGCCGACGATGTGGCCGCCCACGTCGTCGCGGCGGAGAACGACCGTGCCCTCACCGCGACCCGCGCCCGCAACGCCCAGGAGCGGGCACGAACGCACTTCCGCTGGGAGGACGTGGCCGACGAGTACGAGGCCCTCGCCCGACGCCTCGCCGATCGTTCGACGATCCACCCTTCGGCCAAGCGCGCCAGGCGCCGCACCGAGGACTGGGCGCCGTCGTCGGCGGCAAAGCGGACGACGCCGTGA
- a CDS encoding glycosyltransferase translates to MSGDARRIVLLVHPGAEMFGSDRMLLESAIALVESGSRVVVALPSRGLLDRELRAAGAEVVVIPMLVLRKVLLTPRGLPRLFRDMFRGLGAAWRLIGSLRPDVVYVSTIIIPQWPLVARLRGTRAVSHVHEAEASGNRLVNRILYSPHLASQQTLVNSRFSLETLRAALPALARRSHVVYNGVASPDEPAAPRRAIDGPLRVLYVGRLSPRKGPDLVIEAAAQLRAADQPVRLTLLGAVFEGYEWFERELRDQADSAGVEVDFAGFHPDIWPFLADADVLVVPSRVDEPFGNTAVEGVLALRPVIASDSSGLREAAGGYETTALVPAGDARAIAAALTDFRERWDRIVDAVDESRAEALRRHAPSEYRASIRSHLLGATDDAASA, encoded by the coding sequence GTGAGCGGTGACGCGCGGCGCATCGTCCTTCTCGTGCACCCCGGCGCCGAGATGTTCGGCTCCGATCGCATGCTGCTCGAGAGTGCGATCGCGCTCGTCGAGAGCGGCTCCCGCGTCGTCGTCGCGCTCCCGAGCCGAGGACTCCTCGATCGGGAGCTCCGCGCCGCGGGTGCAGAGGTCGTCGTCATCCCGATGCTCGTGCTCCGCAAGGTGCTGCTCACACCGCGAGGACTGCCCCGGCTCTTCCGCGACATGTTCCGCGGCCTCGGAGCCGCCTGGCGACTGATCGGCTCCCTGCGCCCGGACGTCGTGTACGTGTCGACCATCATCATCCCGCAGTGGCCTCTCGTCGCCCGTCTGCGCGGTACGCGCGCGGTCAGCCACGTGCACGAGGCGGAAGCCTCGGGGAACCGGCTGGTCAACCGCATCCTCTACTCCCCCCACCTCGCCTCGCAGCAGACCCTCGTCAACAGTCGGTTCAGTCTCGAGACGCTCCGTGCCGCCCTGCCCGCCCTCGCGCGGCGGTCCCACGTCGTCTACAACGGCGTGGCGTCGCCCGACGAGCCCGCCGCCCCGCGCCGAGCGATCGACGGTCCGCTGCGCGTCCTGTACGTGGGCCGCCTGTCGCCGCGGAAGGGTCCCGACCTCGTGATCGAGGCCGCTGCGCAGCTGCGTGCGGCCGACCAGCCCGTGCGGTTGACGCTGCTCGGGGCCGTGTTCGAGGGCTACGAGTGGTTCGAGAGGGAACTGCGCGACCAGGCGGATTCCGCGGGCGTCGAGGTCGACTTCGCGGGGTTCCACCCCGACATCTGGCCGTTCCTCGCGGATGCCGACGTGCTGGTCGTCCCCTCGCGGGTCGACGAGCCATTCGGCAACACCGCCGTCGAAGGCGTGTTGGCTCTGCGTCCCGTGATCGCGAGCGACAGCAGCGGACTCCGAGAGGCGGCCGGCGGCTACGAGACGACAGCACTGGTCCCCGCCGGGGACGCGCGCGCGATCGCGGCGGCGCTCACCGACTTCCGCGAGCGGTGGGACCGCATCGTGGACGCTGTCGACGAGTCCCGCGCAGAGGCCCTGCGTCGCCACGCGCCATCGGAGTACCGCGCCAGCATCCGGTCGCACCTGCTCGGCGCGACCGACGACGCGGCGAGCGCCTAG